One segment of Stomatobaculum sp. F0698 DNA contains the following:
- the coaE gene encoding dephospho-CoA kinase (Dephospho-CoA kinase (CoaE) performs the final step in coenzyme A biosynthesis.) yields MVLQICGGVGSGKSLVLAYLKENYGASIVGMDELAHELYEPGEAGYLRALELMGDEIRAADGSLNRKAMANRLYREPSLLAALDATVHPLVYDRVEALARSGEAAFLVVETALPARERNHIYNEIWYVFTPRALRIRRLMDSRGYTRARAEEIMERQMSDAAYESLADWTLVNDADEAVLYRRIDERLSGKELR; encoded by the coding sequence ATGGTGCTTCAAATTTGCGGCGGTGTCGGGTCCGGAAAGAGCCTGGTGCTCGCCTATCTGAAAGAAAACTACGGCGCAAGCATAGTCGGGATGGATGAACTCGCGCATGAACTCTATGAGCCCGGGGAGGCGGGATATCTCCGCGCCTTGGAACTCATGGGAGATGAGATACGCGCGGCGGACGGAAGTCTCAATCGGAAGGCCATGGCCAATCGGCTCTATCGGGAGCCCTCCCTGCTCGCCGCTCTGGATGCGACTGTGCACCCCTTGGTCTATGACCGTGTGGAAGCGCTTGCGCGAAGCGGGGAAGCGGCTTTTCTGGTTGTCGAGACTGCGCTGCCCGCAAGAGAGCGCAATCATATTTACAATGAAATTTGGTATGTCTTTACGCCGCGCGCACTGCGGATACGGCGTCTCATGGATTCCCGCGGATACACGAGAGCGCGCGCGGAAGAGATTATGGAGAGACAGATGAGCGATGCCGCTTATGAGAGCCTGGCCGACTGGACACTGGTAAACGATGCGGACGAGGCAGTACTCTACCGCCGCATTGACGAGCGACTCTCGGGAAAGGAGCTCCGATGA
- a CDS encoding MBL fold metallo-hydrolase: MRLMTIASGSSGNAGYLGSESTHLLIDAGISRRRIVQGLEVAGLKPGELSGVLLTHEHADHVTGLKILLKKDAIPLYATAGTLAAIKKKGMLDEFPAEQIHVIRGGEAFSLGDLKVLPLSIDHDAAEPVGYRITNGSKSAAFLTDLGHATEDLEQALQGLDALLLESNHDVRMLEAGPYPYPLKRRILGDCGHLSNESAGRLLASLCHGGLQQVLLGHLSKENNLPELAYETVRCELSLLKGRGEAAELPLSVAARDCCSDMYEF, translated from the coding sequence ATGAGACTCATGACCATAGCAAGCGGCAGCAGCGGCAATGCCGGCTATCTCGGCAGTGAGAGCACGCATCTTTTGATTGACGCGGGCATCAGCAGAAGGCGCATCGTCCAAGGACTCGAGGTCGCGGGGCTAAAGCCCGGAGAGCTATCGGGCGTGCTGCTCACCCATGAGCATGCGGACCATGTGACCGGCTTGAAAATCCTGCTCAAAAAGGACGCGATTCCGCTCTATGCGACCGCAGGTACGCTCGCAGCCATCAAAAAGAAGGGAATGCTGGACGAATTTCCGGCGGAACAGATTCATGTCATTCGGGGCGGAGAGGCCTTTTCCCTCGGGGATTTAAAGGTGCTCCCGCTGTCCATAGACCACGATGCGGCCGAGCCGGTCGGCTACCGGATCACAAACGGCAGTAAGAGCGCGGCCTTCCTCACGGACCTCGGCCATGCGACCGAGGATCTCGAACAAGCGTTGCAGGGTCTGGACGCCCTCTTATTGGAGAGCAACCACGATGTGCGCATGCTGGAGGCGGGACCTTATCCCTATCCGCTGAAGCGGCGTATTCTGGGAGACTGCGGACATCTCTCAAACGAGAGTGCCGGCAGACTGCTCGCTTCGCTCTGCCACGGCGGCTTACAACAGGTGCTGCTCGGGCATCTCAGCAAGGAGAACAATCTCCCGGAGCTTGCCTACGAAACGGTGCGTTGCGAACTAAGTCTTCTCAAGGGGCGCGGAGAAGCCGCGGAACTGCCGCTCTCCGTGGCAGCGCGGGATTGCTGCTCCGACATGTATGAGTTTTGA
- a CDS encoding ACT domain-containing protein codes for MNKVIITVLGKDMVGIIAKICTHLAEKHINVLDINQTIVQNLFHMMMIVDISTADESLEELTAAMNRIGEEMGLRIHVQREEIFEAMHRI; via the coding sequence ATGAACAAGGTTATCATCACCGTACTCGGCAAAGATATGGTCGGCATCATCGCAAAAATCTGCACCCACCTTGCCGAGAAGCACATCAATGTACTGGACATCAACCAGACCATTGTGCAGAATCTGTTTCACATGATGATGATTGTTGACATCTCGACGGCCGATGAGAGCCTCGAAGAGCTGACCGCCGCAATGAACCGAATCGGGGAGGAAATGGGACTCCGTATCCATGTGCAGCGCGAGGAAATTTTCGAAGCGATGCACCGCATCTAA
- a CDS encoding PFL family protein, giving the protein MLNGFEVLETNTMIERDLLDVRTITMGISLLGCIDSDKKKLAQNIYDCILRRAGKLVETGEAISREYGIPIVNKRVSVTPIALIGGSACRSKEDFAEIAETLDRAAKEIGVNFIGGYSALVAKGMTAAEALLIDSIPEALARTERVCSSVNVGSTRTGLNMDAVRRMGQVVKETAARTAENGSLGCAKLVIFCNAPDDNPFMAGAFHGVTEGDAVIHVGVSGPGVVRAAVQQTKGQSFEVLCETIKKTAFKITRVGQLVAREASRRLDTPFGIIDLSLAPTPADGDSVADILEAIGLEAVGAPGTTAALALLNDQVKKGGVMASSYVGGLSGAFIPVSEDQGMIRAAECGALSLEKLEAMTCVCSVGLDMIAVPGATSAETIAGIIADEAAIGMINQKTTAVRLIPAHGKKVGDVVEFGGLLGHAPVIAVNPYGCADFVQREGRIPAPIHSFKN; this is encoded by the coding sequence ATGTTGAACGGATTTGAGGTACTTGAAACCAATACCATGATAGAGCGGGATTTGCTCGATGTGCGCACCATCACGATGGGCATCTCCCTTCTGGGCTGCATTGACAGCGATAAGAAAAAACTTGCGCAAAATATCTATGACTGTATTCTTCGGCGCGCGGGAAAGCTGGTGGAGACCGGAGAGGCTATTTCGCGGGAATACGGTATCCCGATTGTCAACAAGCGCGTGTCGGTGACGCCGATTGCATTGATCGGCGGCTCGGCTTGCCGGAGCAAAGAGGATTTTGCGGAAATCGCGGAGACCTTGGACCGCGCGGCCAAGGAAATCGGCGTCAACTTTATCGGCGGCTATTCTGCGCTGGTCGCAAAGGGCATGACAGCGGCGGAGGCGCTGTTGATCGACTCCATCCCCGAGGCGCTCGCGCGGACGGAGCGGGTATGCAGCTCGGTGAATGTGGGTTCTACCCGCACCGGTCTCAATATGGACGCCGTGCGCCGCATGGGGCAGGTGGTCAAAGAGACGGCGGCGCGAACCGCGGAAAACGGCTCTCTCGGCTGTGCAAAGCTTGTGATTTTCTGCAATGCGCCGGATGACAATCCCTTCATGGCGGGTGCCTTCCACGGCGTGACCGAGGGCGATGCGGTAATTCATGTCGGTGTCTCCGGCCCCGGTGTAGTGCGCGCGGCGGTACAGCAGACCAAGGGGCAGAGCTTTGAAGTACTCTGCGAGACCATCAAAAAGACAGCATTTAAGATTACGCGCGTGGGGCAGCTGGTTGCCCGGGAGGCGAGCCGTAGGCTCGACACGCCCTTCGGCATCATAGACCTCTCGCTCGCGCCGACGCCGGCGGACGGCGATTCGGTCGCGGATATACTGGAGGCCATAGGACTTGAGGCCGTCGGCGCGCCGGGCACGACTGCGGCGTTGGCGCTCTTAAACGATCAAGTGAAAAAGGGCGGCGTTATGGCTTCCTCCTATGTAGGCGGGCTTTCCGGTGCCTTCATTCCGGTCAGCGAGGATCAGGGTATGATACGGGCGGCGGAATGCGGCGCCCTGAGTCTCGAAAAATTGGAGGCGATGACCTGTGTCTGCTCCGTGGGACTCGATATGATTGCGGTGCCCGGAGCTACTTCGGCGGAGACCATAGCGGGCATCATTGCGGATGAGGCGGCCATCGGCATGATCAATCAGAAGACGACCGCCGTGCGTTTAATCCCGGCGCACGGAAAAAAGGTAGGAGATGTGGTGGAGTTCGGTGGGCTTCTCGGCCATGCACCGGTGATTGCGGTGAATCCCTACGGCTGTGCGGACTTTGTGCAGCGCGAGGGCCGCATTCCCGCCCCGATCCACTCCTTTAAGAACTGA
- the tenA gene encoding thiaminase II, whose translation MNTTAYLLAASAEIWKAYYRHPFVLGIQNGTLDKERFRFYLIQDDLYLEEYAKTFALGAAKAESLSSALLFSDYLAAINRERAVHGGYFEALSVREEELRTTPRALDNLSYTSYMLRVGYEGGEAEILAAILSCAYSYELIAKHMLSERPEAGSDPFYGAWVREYASAAYAAENEKLILALNAVTESASPAEMQRLRDIFVNCSRYELAFWDMAWQQKKD comes from the coding sequence ATGAATACAACCGCGTATTTGCTCGCTGCGTCCGCAGAAATTTGGAAGGCCTATTACCGTCATCCCTTTGTGCTGGGAATTCAAAACGGGACGCTCGACAAAGAGCGTTTCCGCTTTTATCTCATTCAGGACGATTTGTACCTCGAAGAATATGCAAAGACCTTTGCCCTCGGCGCCGCGAAGGCGGAGAGTCTCTCGAGCGCATTGCTGTTTTCCGACTATTTAGCGGCAATCAATCGTGAGAGAGCGGTGCACGGCGGTTATTTCGAAGCCCTTTCGGTGCGTGAGGAGGAACTCAGAACCACGCCGCGTGCGCTCGATAATTTATCCTACACCTCTTACATGCTCCGTGTCGGCTACGAGGGCGGCGAGGCCGAAATTCTGGCTGCGATTTTATCCTGTGCGTACAGCTATGAGCTGATTGCAAAGCATATGCTTTCGGAGAGGCCGGAGGCAGGGAGCGATCCCTTCTACGGCGCCTGGGTGCGGGAATACGCCTCGGCGGCTTACGCGGCAGAGAATGAAAAACTCATTCTTGCGCTGAACGCCGTGACGGAATCCGCTTCGCCGGCAGAGATGCAGCGCCTTCGGGATATTTTTGTCAACTGCTCCCGCTACGAGCTCGCCTTTTGGGATATGGCGTGGCAACAGAAAAAAGACTAG
- a CDS encoding CarD family transcriptional regulator, which yields MYQIDDIVVYESSGVCRVRDIQELTFSEAAGAKRYYVLTPLFSSGDVIYTPVDSTKTVLRPVISREEALETIHSMQGEEVMSFEGLRPAELEFRYRRAQQSFRCADLLRLYRAITRKTRSARRAGKKVSEIDRRFLRRIDALVLGELSVALNVSQEEIRKLLERELELV from the coding sequence TGTTGTCTATGAAAGTTCCGGTGTGTGTCGCGTCCGCGATATTCAGGAGCTCACCTTCTCCGAGGCAGCAGGCGCAAAGCGCTACTATGTCCTGACGCCTCTTTTCTCATCCGGTGACGTCATTTACACCCCTGTCGACAGCACAAAAACCGTCCTTCGCCCCGTGATTTCGAGAGAAGAAGCGCTGGAGACCATTCACAGCATGCAGGGAGAAGAAGTCATGAGCTTTGAGGGCCTGCGCCCCGCGGAACTTGAGTTCCGCTATCGGCGCGCCCAACAGAGCTTCCGTTGTGCGGATCTCCTGCGTCTCTACCGCGCCATCACACGGAAAACACGCTCTGCGCGCCGCGCCGGAAAAAAAGTGAGCGAAATCGACCGGCGCTTCCTAAGGCGCATCGACGCCCTTGTGCTCGGCGAGCTCTCGGTCGCTCTGAATGTCTCGCAAGAGGAAATACGCAAACTGCTCGAACGGGAACTCGAACTTGTATAA